Genomic window (Spirosoma sp. KCTC 42546):
TCTGGTAGCGATCCGACGCAATTACCAGATTGCCGTTGACCGACTGGAGCGGTATGAAAAGGGCTACCGGGATGGCTTGTTCTCACTCACCGACCTCGAATCCCGGCGGCTCACAATCCAGCAGGACTATGCAAAGGTCATTGTGCAGGAAAACAAACTGAACGTAACACGGCAGGCACTGGCCAACGCCCGGCTCGATTTAGAGTCTATTCAGGCAAAATATGAGCAAGACATCGCCAAAACGCTATCCGATCGAAGTTCAGCCTTGTCGAGTAAGGCCAGTGCGAACAATGAGATTGCCGTTATGCGTAACAAGATCAGTAATGTTAGTGTAAGGCGTGGTATGTATGTTGTGCGGGCTCCGCAGAATGGCTATATCGTACGATCGCTGAAAGCGGGCATCGGCGAAACCATTAAAGAGGGCGAGGCTATAGCAACCCTGCAACCCGCCAATCCAACGATTGCTGTGGAGTTGTACGTGCGTGCGATGGACGTGCCGCTGATTCAACGTGGACGCCGGGTACGCATCCAGTTCGATGGCTGGCCCGCCATTCAGTTCTCAGGCTGGCCTGCGGTGGCGGTCGGTACGTTTGGAGGGAAAGTGGCGGTTATTGACGCTGTGAGTAGCACAAATGGCCAATACCGGCTGTTGGTTACGCCAGATGCGCTACCTGGTGACCAGCCCTGGCCTGAACTGTTACGCGTTGGGTCTGGCGTGGTTGGGTGGGTAATGCTCGACGATGTGCCCATCTGGTA
Coding sequences:
- a CDS encoding HlyD family secretion protein, which encodes MLNLSNQQIDEQMFGEYPLKTLQELPHPRSSRRLGRWMLFFLFLTIVILFLPWRQNISGLGSVTALTPQDRPQTLQNAIAGRIERWSVREGQFVKRGDTLLVISEIKDEYFDPNLPERLGEQLAAKQGTRVATDAKIQALDGQMKALSTGVRVDLAEARNRVQQEHLKVRIDSADLVAIRRNYQIAVDRLERYEKGYRDGLFSLTDLESRRLTIQQDYAKVIVQENKLNVTRQALANARLDLESIQAKYEQDIAKTLSDRSSALSSKASANNEIAVMRNKISNVSVRRGMYVVRAPQNGYIVRSLKAGIGETIKEGEAIATLQPANPTIAVELYVRAMDVPLIQRGRRVRIQFDGWPAIQFSGWPAVAVGTFGGKVAVIDAVSSTNGQYRLLVTPDALPGDQPWPELLRVGSGVVGWVMLDDVPIWYELWRQLNGFPPSLKEEPAKPEKI